The following proteins are encoded in a genomic region of Hymenobacter siberiensis:
- a CDS encoding ABC transporter ATP-binding protein, whose protein sequence is MRALNAVNPFIFRYKWHFLAGLLFVALSTLLAIFPAQLVRYAFDLVNEGIDLYHLYAGTQAQSSVYQLFGRNVLFYGVLIIVLALLRGIFLFFMRQTLIVMSRHIENDQKNQIYQHYQSLPLSFYRRHSTGDLMSRISEDVSRVRMYLGPAIMYFLQLVLLFLLIVPLMLMVNVKLTLYTLLPLPVLSVSIFYVNNLIERKSDEIQRALSGMTTFVQEAFSGIRVLKSFVREQDSHAQFSAASNEYKEKSLSLNFVNSLFFPLILFLIGLSTLITVWVGGQEVIRGTITTGTIAEFLIYVNLLTWPVTALGWTSSLVQRAEASQARINEFLDQKTDIISRQNVQRELEGDIVFENVSFTYPDTGIQALKNVSFRVKPGQTLAVIGNTGSGKTTVAALLCRLYDVSAGNIKIDGTDVRDYSLRALRGQIGYVPQDVFLFSDSIRNNINFGLDEPNEARMLQAAKDADVYENIRAFPEGFDTKVGERGITLSGGQKQRVSMARALVKEPKILILDDSLSAVDTKTENAILGSLQRIMAARTSLIISHRVSSVKLANEILVLDDGIIVQHGTHDALMADTTGLYRALYDRQLQTEEA, encoded by the coding sequence TCTACGCCGGTACGCAGGCCCAGAGCAGCGTGTACCAGCTTTTTGGGCGTAATGTGCTGTTCTACGGGGTGCTCATCATTGTGCTGGCCCTGCTGCGGGGCATCTTCCTGTTCTTCATGCGCCAGACGCTCATCGTGATGTCGCGCCACATTGAGAACGACCAGAAGAACCAGATTTACCAGCACTACCAGTCGCTACCGCTCAGCTTCTACCGCCGCCACAGCACCGGCGATTTGATGTCGCGCATCAGTGAGGACGTGAGCCGGGTGCGCATGTATCTCGGGCCGGCCATTATGTATTTCCTGCAGCTGGTGCTGCTGTTCCTGCTCATCGTGCCGCTCATGCTCATGGTGAACGTGAAGCTGACGCTCTACACGCTGCTGCCGCTGCCGGTACTGTCAGTCAGCATCTTCTATGTTAACAACCTGATTGAGCGCAAGTCCGACGAAATCCAGCGGGCGCTGTCGGGCATGACTACCTTCGTGCAGGAGGCTTTCTCGGGAATTCGGGTATTGAAATCCTTTGTGCGCGAGCAGGATTCGCACGCGCAATTCTCCGCCGCCAGCAACGAGTACAAGGAAAAGTCGCTGAGCCTGAACTTCGTGAACTCGCTGTTTTTTCCGCTCATCCTGTTTCTCATTGGCCTGAGCACGCTCATCACGGTGTGGGTAGGCGGGCAGGAGGTTATTCGCGGCACCATCACCACGGGCACCATCGCCGAGTTCCTGATTTACGTGAACCTGCTCACCTGGCCGGTTACGGCGCTGGGCTGGACGTCGTCGCTGGTGCAGCGGGCCGAGGCCTCGCAGGCCCGCATCAACGAGTTTCTGGACCAGAAAACCGACATCATCTCGCGCCAGAACGTGCAGCGAGAATTGGAAGGCGATATCGTGTTCGAAAACGTGTCCTTCACCTACCCCGATACCGGCATCCAGGCCCTGAAAAACGTCAGCTTCCGCGTGAAGCCGGGCCAGACGCTGGCCGTTATTGGCAATACCGGCTCGGGCAAAACCACCGTGGCCGCGCTGCTCTGCCGCCTCTACGACGTGTCGGCTGGCAACATCAAAATTGATGGTACCGATGTGCGCGACTACTCGCTGCGCGCCCTGCGCGGCCAGATTGGCTACGTGCCACAGGACGTGTTCCTGTTCTCCGACAGCATCCGCAACAACATCAACTTCGGCCTCGATGAGCCCAACGAGGCCCGCATGCTGCAAGCCGCGAAGGATGCTGACGTGTACGAGAATATCCGCGCCTTCCCCGAGGGCTTCGATACCAAAGTGGGCGAGCGGGGCATCACGCTCTCGGGCGGCCAGAAGCAGCGCGTGAGCATGGCCCGCGCCTTGGTAAAGGAGCCCAAAATTCTGATTCTGGATGACTCGCTTTCCGCCGTCGATACTAAGACGGAAAATGCCATCCTCGGCAGCCTCCAGCGCATTATGGCGGCGCGCACCAGCCTCATTATCTCGCACCGCGTTTCGTCGGTGAAGCTGGCCAATGAAATCCTGGTGCTCGACGATGGCATCATCGTGCAGCACGGCACCCATGATGCCCTCATGGCTGACACCACCGGCCTCTACCGCGCCCTCTACGACCGACAGCTCCAAACCGAAGAAGCGTAG
- a CDS encoding VOC family protein: MNQHIAHVTLLVREYDEAIAFYTIVLGFMLASDLDMGDGKRWVVIAPPGPAGCSLLLAEAKTDEEKQAVGRQGAGRVWLFLHTDDFWRDHPVLQARGLHFLETPRSEVYGHVAVFEDLYGNKWDLLEPLG; encoded by the coding sequence ATGAACCAACACATCGCCCACGTCACCCTGCTCGTTCGTGAATACGACGAAGCCATTGCCTTCTACACCATCGTGCTGGGCTTCATGCTCGCCTCCGACCTCGATATGGGCGACGGCAAGCGCTGGGTAGTGATAGCGCCGCCCGGCCCCGCCGGCTGCAGCCTGCTGCTGGCCGAAGCCAAAACCGACGAAGAAAAACAAGCCGTGGGCCGGCAGGGGGCCGGCCGCGTCTGGCTGTTTCTGCACACCGACGACTTCTGGCGCGACCACCCGGTGCTGCAGGCCCGCGGCCTGCACTTTCTCGAAACCCCGCGCAGCGAGGTGTACGGCCACGTAGCCGTATTCGAAGACCTGTACGGTAACAAGTGGGACCTGCTGGAGCCGTTGGGCTAA